From Streptomyces mirabilis, a single genomic window includes:
- a CDS encoding M56 family metallopeptidase translates to MITAVALAAYAVLVGVAVPSLLTRATWPHRAPVLAVLAWQGLMVTFVVATALSVYHLALTEQHVHDGLIGLLSACGLAADAPAGESSPTLGDVLVLAAPVVIVLLPLGWLVRNSWRARRARQRHLDMLTLVGEPAPEYGATVVDHEVPAVYCLPGRCRRIVITRGALDVLSEVQLRAVLEHERAHLQGRHHLLHVQVDAFSRAFRGLPLARHAKEQTGLLVEMIADDRALRFHPREALATAMCEVAAGQTPQAALGAGGSGALIRLRRVLTPQPRPHRATWLGVVAATIAAPLLPLLVACGP, encoded by the coding sequence ATGATCACAGCCGTGGCGCTGGCCGCATATGCGGTCCTGGTGGGCGTCGCGGTGCCTTCCCTGCTGACCCGGGCGACGTGGCCCCATCGCGCGCCGGTTCTCGCGGTCCTCGCGTGGCAGGGCCTCATGGTGACGTTCGTCGTCGCCACCGCTCTCTCGGTGTACCACCTGGCCCTCACCGAACAGCATGTGCACGACGGCCTCATCGGGCTGCTCAGCGCCTGCGGTCTGGCCGCCGACGCCCCGGCGGGCGAGTCCTCGCCGACTCTTGGTGACGTCCTGGTGCTCGCCGCTCCCGTCGTGATCGTGCTGCTGCCTCTCGGCTGGCTTGTGCGCAATTCCTGGCGAGCACGCCGAGCACGGCAGCGTCACCTCGACATGCTCACCCTCGTCGGCGAACCGGCGCCCGAATACGGCGCCACCGTCGTGGACCACGAAGTCCCGGCCGTCTACTGCCTGCCCGGCCGCTGTCGTCGCATCGTCATCACCCGGGGTGCCCTGGACGTCCTGTCCGAGGTGCAGTTGCGGGCCGTGCTGGAGCACGAGCGGGCGCATCTCCAGGGCCGGCATCACTTGCTCCATGTCCAGGTGGACGCGTTTTCGCGCGCCTTCCGCGGTCTGCCGCTCGCCCGGCACGCCAAGGAGCAGACCGGTCTGCTGGTGGAGATGATCGCGGATGACCGCGCCCTGCGGTTCCATCCCCGTGAGGCGCTGGCCACCGCGATGTGCGAGGTGGCGGCCGGCCAGACACCCCAGGCGGCCCTCGGCGCGGGTGGATCGGGCGCCCTCATCAGACTGCGCCGCGTGCTTACTCCGCAGCCGCGGCCGCACCGTGCGACGTGGCTGGGCGTAGTGGCGGCGACCATCGCGGCTCCGCTGCTGCCGCTGCTGGTGGCGTGCGGGCCCTGA
- a CDS encoding heavy metal translocating P-type ATPase: MTSTAPAKTATETAPAPTAAVELSIGGMTCASCAARIEKKLNRMDGVTATVNFATEKAKVSYADGVEVADLISTVEKTGYTAEEPPPPVLETKGGTEDAPAVDGELLSLRQRLLVSLVLSVPVVLMAMVPALQFDNWQWLSLTLAAPVVVWGALPFHRAAWTNARHGAATMDTLVSIGTLAAFGWSLWALFFGHAGMTGMRHAFEFTVSRTDGSSSIYLEAAAGVTTFILAGRYLEARAKRKSGAALRALLELGAKDVSVLRGGTEVRIPVVQLAVGDRFVVRPGEKIATDGTVVEGSSAVDASMLTGESVPVDVAVGDAVTGATVNAGGRLVVEATRIGADTQLARMARLVEDAQNGKAEVQRLADRISGVFVPAVILIALGTLLTWLFVTGDATAAFTAAVAVLIIACPCALGLATPTALMVGTGRGAQLGILIKGPEVLESTRRVDTVVLDKTGTVTTGRMQLQDVFTAPGVDEGELLRLAGSLEYASEHPIAQAIAAGAVERAGSLPVPENFENVAGLGVQGVVDGHAVLVGREKLLAEWIIELPQELAEAKAAAESEGRTAVAVAWDGEARGVLTVADAIKETSAEAVAELRRLGLKPVLLTGDNQLVAESVARAVGIDEVIAEVLPQDKVDVVKRLQGEGRTVAMVGDGVNDAAALAIADLGLAMGTGTDAAIEAGDLTLVRGDLRVAADAIRLSRKTLATIKGNLFWAFGYNVAALPLAALGMLNPMIAGAAMAFSSVFVVTNSLRLRSFK; encoded by the coding sequence ATGACCAGCACGGCTCCCGCGAAGACGGCCACCGAGACCGCGCCTGCGCCCACCGCCGCGGTCGAGCTCTCCATCGGCGGCATGACCTGCGCCTCCTGCGCCGCCCGCATCGAGAAGAAGCTCAACCGCATGGACGGCGTCACGGCGACCGTCAACTTCGCCACCGAGAAGGCGAAGGTCTCGTACGCCGACGGGGTCGAGGTCGCCGACCTCATCTCCACCGTCGAGAAGACGGGCTACACGGCCGAGGAGCCGCCGCCTCCCGTCCTGGAGACCAAGGGCGGAACCGAGGACGCTCCGGCAGTGGACGGCGAACTGCTCTCCCTGCGCCAGCGGCTCCTCGTATCGCTCGTGCTCTCCGTGCCCGTCGTCCTGATGGCGATGGTTCCGGCCCTCCAGTTCGACAACTGGCAATGGCTGTCACTGACGCTGGCGGCTCCGGTTGTCGTATGGGGTGCCTTGCCGTTCCACAGGGCAGCCTGGACGAACGCCCGGCACGGTGCCGCGACCATGGACACGCTGGTGTCGATCGGCACGCTCGCCGCCTTCGGCTGGTCGCTGTGGGCGCTGTTCTTCGGACACGCGGGCATGACGGGCATGCGGCACGCCTTCGAGTTCACCGTCTCCCGCACGGACGGCTCCTCCTCCATCTATCTGGAGGCCGCCGCCGGGGTGACCACGTTCATCCTCGCCGGGCGCTATCTCGAGGCGCGCGCCAAGAGGAAGTCGGGCGCGGCGCTGCGGGCGCTGCTGGAGCTGGGCGCCAAGGACGTCTCCGTACTGCGCGGTGGTACCGAAGTACGTATCCCCGTCGTGCAGTTGGCCGTCGGCGACCGTTTCGTCGTACGCCCCGGTGAGAAGATCGCCACTGACGGCACCGTCGTCGAGGGCAGCTCCGCCGTGGACGCCTCCATGCTGACGGGCGAGTCCGTTCCGGTCGACGTGGCGGTGGGCGACGCTGTCACCGGGGCGACCGTGAACGCCGGCGGCCGACTGGTCGTCGAGGCTACTCGCATCGGCGCCGACACACAGCTCGCGCGGATGGCACGGCTCGTCGAGGATGCCCAGAACGGCAAGGCCGAGGTGCAGCGCCTGGCCGACCGCATCTCGGGGGTCTTCGTCCCCGCTGTCATCCTCATCGCGCTGGGCACCCTGCTGACCTGGCTGTTCGTCACCGGCGACGCGACCGCCGCGTTCACCGCGGCCGTCGCGGTGCTGATCATCGCCTGCCCCTGCGCGCTGGGGCTCGCCACGCCGACCGCCCTCATGGTCGGCACCGGCCGTGGCGCTCAGCTCGGCATCCTCATCAAGGGACCCGAGGTCCTTGAGTCAACCCGTCGCGTGGACACCGTCGTCCTGGACAAGACCGGCACGGTGACCACGGGCCGGATGCAGCTCCAGGACGTCTTCACCGCGCCCGGTGTGGACGAGGGAGAGCTGCTGCGTCTTGCGGGCTCGCTGGAGTACGCCTCCGAGCACCCGATCGCCCAGGCGATCGCGGCCGGTGCCGTCGAGCGGGCCGGAAGCCTGCCCGTGCCGGAGAACTTCGAGAACGTCGCCGGCCTCGGCGTCCAGGGCGTCGTCGACGGGCACGCGGTGCTCGTGGGCCGCGAGAAGCTCCTTGCCGAGTGGATCATCGAGCTGCCCCAGGAGCTGGCCGAGGCCAAGGCCGCGGCGGAGAGCGAGGGACGTACGGCGGTCGCCGTCGCCTGGGACGGCGAGGCACGTGGCGTCCTCACCGTCGCCGACGCCATCAAGGAGACCAGCGCCGAGGCGGTCGCCGAACTACGCAGGCTGGGCCTGAAGCCGGTCCTGCTGACCGGCGACAACCAGCTCGTCGCCGAGTCCGTGGCCAGGGCCGTCGGCATTGACGAGGTCATCGCCGAGGTCCTGCCGCAGGACAAGGTGGATGTGGTCAAGCGGCTGCAGGGCGAGGGCCGTACGGTCGCGATGGTCGGCGACGGCGTCAACGACGCGGCCGCCCTCGCCATCGCCGACCTGGGCCTGGCGATGGGCACCGGAACGGACGCCGCGATCGAGGCGGGCGATCTGACCCTCGTACGCGGCGACCTGCGCGTGGCCGCCGACGCGATCCGCCTCTCCCGCAAGACCCTGGCCACCATCAAGGGCAACCTCTTCTGGGCCTTCGGCTACAACGTCGCAGCCCTGCCGCTCGCCGCTCTCGGCATGCTCAACCCGATGATCGCCGGCGCCGCGATGGCCTTCTCATCGGTCTTCGTGGTGACGAACAGCCTGCGGCTGCGGTCCTTCAAGTAG
- a CDS encoding PLP-dependent cysteine synthase family protein → MSTALRSIPSRDITSFLAAHELPDPAGAPRRSPAGMVGNTPVLWIGEPFNLSGRGFWAKLEGANPGGIKDRPALHMVAAARKRGDLAPGAPVIESTSGTLGLGLALAGITYGHPVTLVTDPGMEPLMVHQLRALGAHVDVVSEPHPVGGWQEARRQRVRELLARTPSAWCPDQYNNPDNVAAYAPLALELIVQLGRIDVLVAAVGTGGHSAGIARTLRTFNPELKLVGVDSVNSTVFGQPAGPRLMRGLGSSIHPGNVDHAAFDEVHWVAPGEAVWTCRQLARGHYASGGWSVGAVALVANWLARTESERTRIAVIFPDGVHRYWNTVYSDGYCRTHGLLRRFPADQPDEIAHPGEYAVERWTRCTNITAPVVAEGTAR, encoded by the coding sequence ATGAGCACGGCCCTGCGCAGCATCCCCTCGCGCGACATCACCTCATTCCTCGCAGCACACGAACTCCCCGACCCTGCGGGCGCACCGCGCCGGTCACCCGCCGGCATGGTCGGCAACACCCCCGTTCTATGGATCGGCGAACCCTTCAACCTCTCCGGACGCGGCTTCTGGGCCAAGCTCGAAGGCGCCAACCCCGGCGGCATCAAGGACCGCCCCGCACTCCACATGGTCGCCGCCGCCCGAAAGCGGGGCGACCTCGCACCGGGTGCTCCGGTCATCGAGTCCACCAGCGGCACCCTCGGCCTGGGCCTCGCGCTGGCCGGGATCACCTACGGCCACCCGGTCACCCTGGTCACCGACCCCGGGATGGAGCCGCTGATGGTGCACCAGCTCCGTGCTCTCGGCGCGCACGTGGACGTCGTATCAGAGCCTCACCCGGTCGGAGGCTGGCAGGAGGCGCGCAGGCAGCGCGTGCGCGAACTGCTCGCCCGTACACCCTCGGCGTGGTGCCCCGACCAGTACAACAACCCCGACAACGTCGCCGCGTACGCGCCGCTCGCCCTCGAACTCATCGTCCAGCTCGGCCGGATCGACGTCCTGGTGGCGGCGGTCGGCACCGGCGGGCACTCGGCCGGCATCGCCCGCACCCTGCGCACCTTCAACCCGGAGTTGAAGCTCGTCGGCGTCGACTCGGTGAACTCCACCGTCTTCGGCCAGCCCGCGGGCCCGCGCCTGATGCGAGGCCTCGGCAGCAGCATCCACCCGGGCAACGTCGACCACGCGGCCTTCGACGAGGTCCATTGGGTGGCTCCCGGAGAAGCGGTGTGGACCTGCCGCCAGCTGGCCCGCGGTCACTACGCCAGCGGCGGTTGGAGCGTGGGCGCGGTCGCGCTCGTGGCGAACTGGCTGGCTCGAACGGAATCCGAACGCACCCGCATCGCAGTGATCTTCCCCGACGGCGTCCACCGCTACTGGAACACCGTCTACAGCGACGGCTACTGCCGTACCCACGGGCTTCTGCGCCGCTTCCCCGCGGACCAGCCGGACGAGATCGCGCACCCTGGCGAGTACGCGGTCGAACGCTGGACCCGCTGCACCAACATCACCGCGCCCGTCGTGGCGGAGGGGACGGCGCGATGA
- a CDS encoding DUF5134 domain-containing protein has translation MGSLALSWSVAAVAALVAAVSAVRVVTTSGETRFAAGGDLLMGLCMAVMALPATAVWYAGYGMWWAVGFALLTLGGVALAVKHTRTHGWKHGRHWVHLIVAGVGMVIMTLAMTSTSSGPALALGSSMANMPGMESMASTGDMAGMGSVEGMESMPGMNMPGMTTAAAGAGTSAGWNSVWRLAIAAIAVYFLLSIAASVWARVRGTGKSGLTAGRAGGRRRSWGRWLLAMPDTVLVFLASLTISVWDKTRAAERTACRGRRRKLGAAPDAALAAHIGMGGTMSTMLLMMAS, from the coding sequence ATGGGAAGCCTTGCTCTCAGCTGGTCCGTGGCGGCGGTCGCCGCTCTGGTGGCGGCTGTCAGCGCGGTCCGGGTAGTGACCACCAGCGGTGAGACGCGGTTCGCGGCGGGCGGCGATCTGCTGATGGGCCTGTGTATGGCCGTCATGGCCCTGCCCGCGACGGCCGTCTGGTACGCGGGCTACGGCATGTGGTGGGCGGTGGGGTTCGCCCTGCTCACGCTCGGCGGCGTGGCGCTGGCGGTCAAGCACACGCGTACTCATGGCTGGAAGCACGGCCGCCACTGGGTGCACCTCATCGTCGCCGGCGTCGGCATGGTGATCATGACACTGGCGATGACGAGTACGTCGTCCGGTCCTGCACTCGCCCTCGGCTCCTCCATGGCGAACATGCCGGGGATGGAGAGCATGGCGAGCACGGGGGACATGGCGGGTATGGGCTCCGTGGAGGGGATGGAGTCGATGCCCGGGATGAACATGCCGGGCATGACCACCGCCGCTGCCGGCGCTGGGACGTCAGCGGGTTGGAATTCCGTGTGGCGCCTCGCGATCGCGGCAATCGCCGTGTACTTCCTTCTGTCGATCGCCGCATCTGTATGGGCACGGGTTCGGGGCACCGGCAAGAGCGGCCTCACCGCGGGCCGCGCGGGTGGCCGACGGCGCAGCTGGGGGCGCTGGCTGCTCGCCATGCCGGACACGGTGCTCGTCTTCCTGGCCTCGCTGACGATCTCTGTATGGGACAAGACCCGGGCGGCCGAGCGGACGGCCTGTCGCGGCCGCCGTCGCAAACTCGGCGCCGCACCGGACGCGGCTCTGGCGGCCCACATCGGCATGGGCGGGACCATGTCCACGATGCTGCTGATGATGGCCTCCTGA
- a CDS encoding Ig-like domain-containing protein codes for MTVRVGSGKLTSVKVIAPGPGTLDGSFSKNKGSWTSGAELAPGVTYAVEASATGSDGKKTFETWNGTMVVLSKVPTIRMDSSTVPWRSWSSRRPATCRCWSARMLSMPR; via the coding sequence GTGACCGTGCGGGTCGGCAGCGGCAAGCTCACGTCCGTGAAGGTGATCGCCCCCGGGCCGGGCACGCTCGATGGATCGTTCTCCAAGAACAAGGGTTCCTGGACCTCCGGTGCCGAGCTGGCTCCCGGCGTGACGTACGCGGTGGAGGCCAGCGCGACGGGATCCGACGGCAAGAAGACCTTCGAGACCTGGAACGGCACGATGGTGGTGCTGAGCAAGGTCCCCACCATCCGGATGGACTCCTCGACCGTCCCCTGGAGGTCGTGGTCATCGAGAAGACCGGCCACATGCCGATGCTGGAGCGCCCGGATGCTTTCAATGCCGAGGTGA
- a CDS encoding heavy-metal-associated domain-containing protein — MTDQKTSGSCCGGGSCGSGTTADVQGIGVTTVYKVSGMTCGHCESSVSKEISALTGVTAVQAVAKTGEVTVTSAAPLDEEAVRAAVDEAGYELVGQA, encoded by the coding sequence ATGACCGACCAGAAGACCTCCGGCTCCTGCTGCGGCGGCGGTTCCTGCGGCTCCGGCACGACCGCCGACGTCCAGGGCATCGGCGTCACCACCGTCTACAAGGTCTCCGGCATGACCTGCGGCCACTGCGAGAGCTCGGTCTCGAAGGAGATCTCCGCTCTGACCGGCGTCACCGCGGTCCAGGCCGTCGCCAAGACCGGTGAGGTGACCGTCACCTCCGCCGCGCCGCTCGACGAGGAGGCCGTCCGGGCCGCCGTCGACGAGGCCGGCTACGAGCTCGTCGGCCAGGCCTGA
- a CDS encoding cupredoxin domain-containing protein has product MPGTAPTPTPWEPPSSTPARSPAGPPYAPPYSDLRRAAPMSPSSHRRRTASLLLAAAATLLLVPACSSGKDNSPSATSSPASSSPASPSASTGAVRITMKNFAFSPSTLTVKAGEKITVVNEDSAAHTVTATEGKAFDTGSISGGKSGTFTAPSKAGSYPFVCTFHSNMKGTLTVR; this is encoded by the coding sequence ATGCCCGGCACGGCTCCCACACCCACTCCATGGGAGCCGCCATCCTCAACACCGGCGAGGTCGCCCGCCGGGCCGCCTTACGCCCCTCCGTACTCCGACCTCCGAAGGGCCGCTCCGATGTCGCCTTCATCCCACCGCCGACGCACCGCATCCCTGCTGCTCGCGGCGGCCGCGACTCTTCTGCTGGTCCCGGCCTGCTCCAGCGGGAAAGACAACTCCCCTTCGGCCACATCCAGCCCCGCGTCCTCCAGCCCCGCATCACCGTCGGCGAGCACTGGCGCGGTACGCATCACGATGAAGAACTTCGCCTTCAGCCCGTCCACGCTGACGGTGAAGGCAGGCGAGAAGATCACGGTGGTGAACGAGGACTCCGCCGCGCACACGGTGACCGCCACGGAGGGCAAGGCGTTCGACACCGGGAGCATCTCCGGCGGCAAGTCCGGAACCTTCACCGCCCCGTCCAAGGCCGGCAGTTACCCCTTCGTTTGCACCTTCCATTCGAACATGAAGGGCACTCTAACCGTGCGCTGA